The window GGGCGGATCACAGGCGGGCGATGAACGGATAGACGGCGAAGCCGAGCAGGACGAAGACGAGCAGCGCCCCGGGGATGTCGAGCCGGCTGGTCACCCCCTCGGCCCGGGCCAGGTTGTCGGTGCGGATCTGGTCGCGCAGCGAGTCGGCGCGGCTGCGCAGGGTCTCGTGCACCTGCGCGCCCTCGCTGCCGGAGGAGCGCATGATCGCCCCGACGTCGCCCAGTTCCGGGATGCCGATGCGCTCGGCGAGGTCGCGAAGCTCGTCCCACGGCGAGTGCATCTGCATCTGCGCGATCCGCAGCGACTCGGAGATGCGGTCGAAGACCCAGCCGTCGCAGACCGCCGCCGCCCGCTCCAGCGACTGCACCGGCCCGTGCGCGGCGGAGAGCTGGAGGGCGACCAGGTCGAGGTAGGTGCAGACCGCCTGGCGGAACTCGTCGCGCGCCTTGTCCGCCCGGTCCAACACCGACCGGTGCGCGATCAGGGCGCAGAGCAGCGCCAACCCGAGGCTGCCGAGGACGGGTACGACCACCGGCAGCCGGATGCCGACGGCGAACAGGGTGACGCCGAGCAGCGTCGGCGCGGCGAGCCCGATCAGCGCGGAGAGCAGCATCGACAGGGCGTACTGCTCGGGCGTCCGGTCGATCAGGGCGAGCTGCCGGTGCGGTGGCCGCAGCCAGCGGGACAGCCCGGTGAGCCACTCCAGCCGCCGGTCGGCGGGCGTGGCGAGCTGCCCGGCGCCGGCCGGTTGGTGCAGCCGGCGCAGCGCGGGCCCGAGCGCGGGCGTGGCCGGCACCAGCTCGCGGACCACCAGGAAGGCGCCCAGCCCGACCGCCGCCCCGCCGCACACGGCGACGGCGAGCTGCCAGTTGAGGACGACCGTACTCATGGGGCCACCTCCTCCGGGTCCGGGGCGGGCAGGAAGCGGGCCGGCCGGCGGGGCTGGCTCATCGACCGCACCCAGGCCAGCAGGCCGACGAAGGCCGCGCCGAGCGTCGCCATCACGAGCTGCCCGAAGGGCGTGCCGTACGGGCTCACGTACTCGGTGTTGAGCAGCCCGTACGCGACCGTGGCCAGGGTCATCCCGGTGAGGAAACGGACCGCGAACCGGGGCTGGGTGCGCTTCGCCTCGATCTCCCGGCGGGTGGCCACCTCGGCCGCCGCCGCCCCGGCGATCGAGCCGAGCACATCGCCGAGGCGTTCGCCCCGGTCGGTCACGTGCAGGATCAGCGCCGCCACCACCTGGTCGCAGACCGGATCGCCGATCTCGTCGGCGAAGGCGAGCAGCGCGGAGCGGGCCAACCAACCGGCCTGGAGGCGGGCGGCGAGCAGCCGTACCTCCTCCTGGATCTCCTCGGGCGCGGTGGCGACCGTGCCGATGATCGTCTGCTGGAGTCCCTGGCCGGTGGCGGAGACGTCCTTGAGCCGGCGGGTCCACTCGCCGACCGCCTCGATGCGGGCGATGGCCCGCTGCTCGGCCTTGCCGACGGAGAACAGCCACGGGGTGCCCGGGACGGCCACCGCGACCAGCAGACCGACCACCGGTAGGCCGGTGACCAGGAAGGCCAGCGCACCCGCGACCAGGGCGGCGACCAGCAGCGCCTGGTGGGCCCGCTGTTCGCGCGGGGTGGCGCCCGGGCCCTTCCAGAGCCGGTCGAGCCCACGGCCCGCGCCCGGGCCACCGGGCGGCCGGCGGGTGCCGACCAGCGCGACGACCGCCAGCAGCAGCCCGGCCACGCAGGCGGCACCGGAGGCCACCGCGACGAGTTCGACGTTGTCCAGCACCGAGGTCACCGCCGCCCGAGCCGGGTCTGCCGGGGCCGCCGCCACGCGCCCGTGCCGGCCTCGATCCAGCGGCTGAGCAGCCGGGCGTCGTAGCCGACCCGGAGGAGCTGGGCGCGCACCCGCTCGGGCAGGTGCCGGGGTACGGCCCGCCCGTCCGGCCCGGGCCCGAACACCTGGGTGGTGGTGATCCGGTTGCCGTCGCCGACGCCGATGACCTCCTCGACGTGCGAGACGAAGCGGTGCTTGCGCCCGCCGATCGCGGTCTCGTCCTCGACGGTGACGTAGACGATCAGGTCGAGCGCGTTGCCGGCCATCCGGCGGGCCTGGTCGACGGTCATCTCGCGGCCGTGCGCGAGCGCCAGCTCGATGATCCGCTCGCTGACCCCGGCGGGCGTACGGGCGTGGATGGTGCACATCGAGCCGCGGCTGGTCGTCATGGCCTGGAGCATCGGGACGATCTCCCGGGACCGGACCTCGCCGACGATGATCCGCAGCACGCCCATCCGCAGGGAGACCGGGATCAGGTCGGCGATGCTCACCTCGCCGGCCGGGCGGCCGTCCGCCCCGCGTTCGCCGTGCCCCTCCCGGGCCTCGAAGCTCATCACCGCCCGGTGCTTGAGGCGGCGGCGGGCCGGCAGCAGCTCGCGGCTCTCCTCCAGCAGCACGTACGGCTCGTCGGCCGGGATCTCGTCCATCAGCGCCCGGATGACTGTGGTCTTCCCGGCGCCCGCGAGGCCGGCCACCATGATGTTCAGCCCGGCGCGCATGGACGCGCGGAGGAAGTCGCGCACCAGCGGGTCGATCATCTCGTCCAGGTCGCCCCTGGCCCCGGCGAGGTCGTCGAGGCTCACGTCGAGGGTGTTGTGCTTGCGGATCACCGCGTACGGGCGGTGGCTGACCAGGAACACCGCAGCGAGCCGGCTGCCGTCGGGCAGTTGCAGGTCGAGGGTGGGCTTGGACGTCGACAGCGAGCGTTCGGTGGCCCCGGCCCGGCGGGCCGCCGCCTGGAGGATCTCCACCAGCTCGTCGTCGCTGTCGGCGATCGGCTCCACCCAGTCGACCCCGCCGCCGTGGCGGGTGACGCGCACCTGGTCGCAGCCGAGGATGTGCACCTCCTCGATGGTGTCGTCGACCAGCAGCGTCTGGAGGCGGCCGAGCCCGGCCAGTTCGGCGGTCACCTGGTCGAGCAGGAGCCGCTCCTCGCCGGCCGCCATCGGAGTGCCGGCCCGGCGCACCGCGTCCGCGTACTCGGCGACCACCGTCACCGCGAGCCGGGCGCGCTCGGTGTCCTCCTCGTCGACGGTGAACTCCCGGCCGCGCTGCCACAGGGCCAGCCGCTCGCTGAGTTCCCGGCGCAGCTCGCGGACCACCTGGAAGTCGACCCGGGGCCGGGGCGGCGGCTCGGGCCGCGGCGCGGTGACCGGCACCGGCAACGGGAGGGGATGGTGCCGTCCGTTGGGCGGGGCCAGCGGCGGCGCCGTGGAGGTGGCGCCGGGCGGCTGCCGACGCGGATCGCCGGAGACCGGTTCAAACCGCATCCGGCACCCCCTGCGGCACGGGCCAGGTCAGCCGGGCGCGCCGGCGTTCCAGCAGCGCCCCGACCGGCACCTCCAGGGCCCCGGCCGCGCGCATCAGGGGCCGACCGGCCCGCACGGTGCCGCCCAGGCCGAGCACCTCGGCCGTACGCGGATCGTGCGGCATCCGGGCGATCACCGGCAGCCGCAGCGCCTTGCTGACCTCGCCGCTGCCGTGGCCGTCGCCGACCAGCAGCAGCCGCAGGGTGCCCGGCGGCACCCGGTGCTCGGCGAAGTCCCGCTCGATCGTCCTGGCCATGGCCCGGGTGCCGGAGAGGTCGGGGAGCCGGGCGCCGCTGACCAGCAGCACCACCGAGGCGGCGCGCAGGATCGGCCACGGTGGACCGACGACGTGCAGCCGCCCGCAGTCCACCACCACGTCGTACGGCGGGTCGCCGCCCTCCAGGCTGCCGAAGAAGTCGGCGAAGCGCTGCCAGAGCGGGATGACGCTGCCGGCCTGGGCGGGATCGACGACGCCGGGCAGCAGCAGCCGCTCCCGCTTCGGCGCGTCCAGGTCGACCAGTTGCGACCAGAACGCCGACTCCAGGTTGCCGTCGCGCAACTCGCCGACCGCCAGTTCGCCGATGCCCCGGGGGCCGTCGAGCGCGCCGCCCAGGTAGCCGGCGAGGATCGACCCGCCGGCCGGGTCGCACTCGGCGAGCACCAGCCGCCGGTGCCAGGTCAGGGCGCACGCGAGGGCGGCGGTGGTGACGCCCGGGGAGCCCTTCGCCGACACCAGCGCGATGATCGCCATGGTCAGGCCGCCTCGGTCAGTACGAGAGCGATCCGCTCCTGGCTGGACAGCGCGACGACGGCCGGCACGTCCCGGACGGCGAGCGCCAGGTAGACCACCACCTCGTCGTCGTCGTCCGAGGTGACGGCGTCGATGACCGTCGCCTCGAATCGGGTGGCGGCGCCCGCAGGGCGGTCGTCGTCCCCGTCCGGCGTGCTCACCAGCAGGATCTTGTCGCCAGGGTGGAGTCTGCGGGCGGGCACCTCGGCGGGGCTCAGGCCCAGCGCGAGCTGCTGCTGGCCGGGCCCGAGCAGCGGGTCGTCGGTGAGCTGCGCCATGGTCAGCAGCGTGCCGGGGGTCAGCGCCACGGCGGCCCGCTTGCCGACCACCTCGTCGAGCCGCCCGGCGGGCACCGGCG is drawn from Micromonospora sp. NBC_01740 and contains these coding sequences:
- a CDS encoding type II secretion system F family protein, which gives rise to MAAAPADPARAAVTSVLDNVELVAVASGAACVAGLLLAVVALVGTRRPPGGPGAGRGLDRLWKGPGATPREQRAHQALLVAALVAGALAFLVTGLPVVGLLVAVAVPGTPWLFSVGKAEQRAIARIEAVGEWTRRLKDVSATGQGLQQTIIGTVATAPEEIQEEVRLLAARLQAGWLARSALLAFADEIGDPVCDQVVAALILHVTDRGERLGDVLGSIAGAAAAEVATRREIEAKRTQPRFAVRFLTGMTLATVAYGLLNTEYVSPYGTPFGQLVMATLGAAFVGLLAWVRSMSQPRRPARFLPAPDPEEVAP
- a CDS encoding SAF domain-containing protein produces the protein MSVATRNGTGPVDAPVAPPRVVRQRRMRPGLLGLAVLLIALGGLGAAFAVTSVRATGSYLAVARPVEVGRQVSADDLVPVQVAGGQGLSPVPAGRLDEVVGKRAAVALTPGTLLTMAQLTDDPLLGPGQQQLALGLSPAEVPARRLHPGDKILLVSTPDGDDDRPAGAATRFEATVIDAVTSDDDDEVVVYLALAVRDVPAVVALSSQERIALVLTEAA
- a CDS encoding ParA family protein; amino-acid sequence: MAIIALVSAKGSPGVTTAALACALTWHRRLVLAECDPAGGSILAGYLGGALDGPRGIGELAVGELRDGNLESAFWSQLVDLDAPKRERLLLPGVVDPAQAGSVIPLWQRFADFFGSLEGGDPPYDVVVDCGRLHVVGPPWPILRAASVVLLVSGARLPDLSGTRAMARTIERDFAEHRVPPGTLRLLLVGDGHGSGEVSKALRLPVIARMPHDPRTAEVLGLGGTVRAGRPLMRAAGALEVPVGALLERRRARLTWPVPQGVPDAV
- a CDS encoding CpaF family protein yields the protein MRFEPVSGDPRRQPPGATSTAPPLAPPNGRHHPLPLPVPVTAPRPEPPPRPRVDFQVVRELRRELSERLALWQRGREFTVDEEDTERARLAVTVVAEYADAVRRAGTPMAAGEERLLLDQVTAELAGLGRLQTLLVDDTIEEVHILGCDQVRVTRHGGGVDWVEPIADSDDELVEILQAAARRAGATERSLSTSKPTLDLQLPDGSRLAAVFLVSHRPYAVIRKHNTLDVSLDDLAGARGDLDEMIDPLVRDFLRASMRAGLNIMVAGLAGAGKTTVIRALMDEIPADEPYVLLEESRELLPARRRLKHRAVMSFEAREGHGERGADGRPAGEVSIADLIPVSLRMGVLRIIVGEVRSREIVPMLQAMTTSRGSMCTIHARTPAGVSERIIELALAHGREMTVDQARRMAGNALDLIVYVTVEDETAIGGRKHRFVSHVEEVIGVGDGNRITTTQVFGPGPDGRAVPRHLPERVRAQLLRVGYDARLLSRWIEAGTGAWRRPRQTRLGRR
- a CDS encoding type II secretion system F family protein gives rise to the protein MSTVVLNWQLAVAVCGGAAVGLGAFLVVRELVPATPALGPALRRLHQPAGAGQLATPADRRLEWLTGLSRWLRPPHRQLALIDRTPEQYALSMLLSALIGLAAPTLLGVTLFAVGIRLPVVVPVLGSLGLALLCALIAHRSVLDRADKARDEFRQAVCTYLDLVALQLSAAHGPVQSLERAAAVCDGWVFDRISESLRIAQMQMHSPWDELRDLAERIGIPELGDVGAIMRSSGSEGAQVHETLRSRADSLRDQIRTDNLARAEGVTSRLDIPGALLVFVLLGFAVYPFIARL